The proteins below come from a single Chryseobacterium bernardetii genomic window:
- the hxlB gene encoding 6-phospho-3-hexuloisomerase — protein MEENSSINNLNIILDEIKAISSVLNPVSLQTLEDNLKKADRIFFAGAGRTGLALKMAAMRFMHLGLNVYVVGETTTPAILKDDLLLVGSGSGSTPTLVIAAEKAKKQHATVIGITADSNSKIASLSDHVVLVNAAVKTDFGESASRQYAGSLFEQSVLLVLDAVFMTLWRDSGLTKEELWPKHANLE, from the coding sequence ATGGAAGAGAATAGTTCAATAAACAATTTAAATATAATCCTGGATGAAATTAAAGCGATTTCATCAGTACTGAATCCGGTATCGCTACAGACACTGGAGGACAATTTAAAGAAAGCGGACCGTATATTTTTTGCAGGTGCCGGACGTACCGGTTTAGCACTGAAGATGGCTGCCATGAGATTTATGCATCTAGGCTTAAATGTATATGTTGTGGGTGAAACAACTACGCCCGCCATCTTAAAGGACGATCTTCTGCTGGTAGGCTCCGGTTCTGGAAGCACGCCGACACTTGTAATCGCCGCTGAAAAGGCAAAAAAACAACATGCAACTGTTATTGGCATTACAGCGGATTCGAATAGCAAAATTGCTAGCCTTTCAGACCATGTGGTGCTTGTTAACGCGGCGGTGAAGACGGACTTTGGAGAATCAGCGTCCCGTCAGTATGCCGGAAGTCTCTTTGAACAGTCTGTCCTTTTGGTCCTTGATGCTGTATTTATGACACTGTGGAGAGATTCAGGCCTGACAAAAGAGGAACTCTGGCCGAAACATGCCAATCTTGAATAA